The following coding sequences are from one Gossypium raimondii isolate GPD5lz chromosome 4, ASM2569854v1, whole genome shotgun sequence window:
- the LOC105779994 gene encoding very-long-chain aldehyde decarbonylase CER1 — protein MLYSYLSMASKPGILTDWPWKPLGSFKYIILVPLITEHIYSFMVKDEDIDVSKLALFPFVLWRMLHNQLWISLSRYRTAKGTNKIVDKGIEFDQVDRERDWDDQIMFNAILFYLGNIYVPGGSHLPFWRLDGVIITMLLHAGPVEFLYYWLHRALHHHYLYSRYHSHHHSSIVTEPITSVIHPFAEHIAYFLLFSIPILTTVLTGTVSVIALAAYVTYLDFMNNMGHCNFELIPNWLFTLLPPLKYIIYTPSFHSLHHVQFRTNYSLFMPFYDYIYGTMDKSSDSLYEKSLRRKEESPYVVHLTHLTTPESIYHLRLGFASFASKPYTPSTWHMWLLWPVTLCSMMLTWIYCSTFVVESNRFHNIILQTWAIPKYNIQYRLKSQKQSINNLIEEAILEADEKGARVLSLGLMNQGEEMNMYGGVYMQKHPQLKVKLVDGSSLAVAVVLNSIPKRTTQVVLRGKLTKVACALAFALCQKRIQVSVLREDEYEKLDKLLGTKSEGKLVLSKSYTFKTWLVGDGGLSEVEQRKASKGTLFIPFSQFPPKKLRTDCFYHTTPAMQTPLALENVDSCENWLPRRVMSVWRIAGLVHALEGWEEHECGYTTSNIEKVWEATLKHGFQPLRVPTHLKS, from the exons ATGCTATATAGCTACTTAAGCATGGCTTCTAAACCAGGAATCCTCACTGACTGGCCATGGAAGCCTCTTGGGAGCTTTAAG TATATAATCCTAGTTCCTTTGATAACGGAGCACATATACTCGTTTATGGTGAAGGATGAAGATATAGACGTGTCCAAGCTGGCCTTATTCCCATTTGTGTTATGGAGAATGCTTCATAACCAGCTATGGATTAGCCTTTCTCGTTATCGAACTGCCAAAGGCACCAACAAGATTGTGGACAAGGGCATTGAATTTGACCAAGTGGACAGGGAGAGGGACTG GGATGATCAAATAATGTTCAACGCAATCCTGTTTTACTTGGGCAACATCTACGTTCCAGGAGGTTCACACTTACCCTTTTGGAGATTGGATGGTGTGATTATAACCATGTTGCTCCATGCCGGCCCTGTGGAGTTCCTTTACTACTGGCTTCATAGAGCACTGCATCACCATTATCTTTACTCTCGATACCATTCTCATCATCATTCCTCCATTGTCACTGAGCCTATTACTT CTGTGATTCATCCATTTGCAGAGCACATAGCATACTTCCTCCTGTTTTCAATACCCATCTTGACAACGGTGCTAACTGGTACCGTCTCCGTTATTGCCTTAGCTGCCTACGTCACTTACCTGGACTTTATGAACAATATGGGCCACTGCAATTTCGAGCTTATTCCTAACTGGCTCTTCACCCTTCTCCCTCCTCTCAAGTACATCATTTATACTCCATC GTTTCACTCGCTGCACCACGTACAGTTTAGAACCAATTACTCGTTGTTTATGCCATTTTATGATTACATCTATGGCACAATGGACAAATCTAGTGATAGCTTATATGAAAAATCACTGAGAAGGAAAGAAGAATCACCCTATGTGGTGCACCTAACGCACCTAACCACACCCGAGTCTATTTATCATCTCCGCCTTGGATTTGCCTCTTTCGCCTCTAAACCATACACACCATCAACTTGGCACATGTGGCTCCTCTGGCCTGTCACACTGTGTTCCATGATGCTTACCTGGATATATTGTTCCACTTTTGTTGTCGAAAGCAATCGGTTTCATAATATCATACTACAGACCTGGGCTATACCCAAGTACAACATACAG TACCGCTTGAAATCGCAAAAACAATCCATCAATAACTTGATTGAAGAAGCCATATTAGAGGCAGACGAAAAAGGTGCTAGAGTGTTGAGTCTAGGCCTCATGAACCAG GGTGAAGAGATGAACATGTATGGTGGGGTGTATATGCAAAAGCATCCCCAGCTTAAAGTGAAGTTGGTAGATGGAAGTAGCTTGGCAGTTGCAGTTGTGTTAAATAGCATACCCAAGAGAACTACACAAGTAGTCCTTAGAGGCAAGCTGACTAAAGTTGCATGTGCTCTTGCCTTTGCGCTATGCCAAAAGCGCATTCAA GTCTCCGTATTGCGTGAGGATGAATATGAAAAGCTTGATAAATTACTTGGCACCAAGTCTGAGGGTAAATTGGTTCTCTCAAAAAGTTACACTTTTAAG ACATGGTTAGTTGGAGATGGAGGATTGAGTGAAGTAGAACAAAGGAAAGCAAGCAAAGGAACTCTATTTATTCCCTTCTCGCAATTCCCACCAAAGAAGTTGCGGACGGACTGCTTCTATCATACCACACCGGCCATGCAAACTCCGTTGGCCCTTGAGAATGTGGATTCTTGCGAG AACTGGTTGCCGAGGAGGGTGATGAGCGTATGGCGTATAGCTGGGTTAGTACATGCACTGGAAGGATGGGAGGAACATGAATGTGGTTACACCACGTCAAACATTGAAAAAGTCTGGGAAGCAACTCTCAAGCATGGATTTCAGCCTCTAAGGGTCCCTACTCATTTAAAATCCTAG